One genomic region from Buteo buteo chromosome 12, bButBut1.hap1.1, whole genome shotgun sequence encodes:
- the CAPN9 gene encoding calpain-9 isoform X1, whose product MPYLYQDSKPRPSALPGAARATHSSGKAFEELKQECLSRGVLFEDPDFPACNSSLFFSEKPPVPFIWKRPGDIVKDPKFILGGATRTDICQGDLGDCWLLAAIASLTLNEKTLARVVPRDQNFGPDYAGIFHFQFWQHNEWLDVVIDDRLPTFKDRLVFLHSAEHNEFWSALLEKAYAKLNGSYEALKGGSTIEAMEDFTGGIGEMYEVKKAPDNFYEILEKALKRCSMVGCSIDTSSAAESEAKTRFGLIKGHAYSVTGIDEVSYRGRQVQLIRIRNPWGQVEWNGPWSDNSPEWRSVSLSEQRRLTQTALDDGEFWMKFEDFQVHFDKVEICNLTPDALEDSTAHKWEVTIHQGSWVRGSTAGGCRNFLETFWTNPQIKLHLTEKDDGQDDCTFIAALMQKDRRKLKKVGAEMLTIGYSIYESPGRDGHLGKDFFRYHPSKARSKTYINLREVSNRFKLPPGDYILVPTTFEPHQEADFCLRIFSEKKAITEDLDENVAIDLPEPLNPTPSPQENEEEKQFRALFEQISGKDMEIAAEELQYVLNAVLKKTKNIKFKNLTLISCRNIISLMDTSGNGKLEFSEFKVFWEKMKKWINIFLQFDFDKSGSMSSYELRSALKAAGYQLNNYLLQLIVLRYSDEQFQIEFDDFLNCLIRLENASRVFQALSVKNKDFINLNIGEFINLAMNI is encoded by the exons ATGCCGTACCTGTACCAGGACTCGAAGCCAAGGCCGTCCGCACTGCCCGGGGCCGCGCGTGCCACCCACAGCTCGGGGAAGGCCTTCGAGGAGCTGAAGCAGGAGTGCCTGAGCAGGGGGGTCCTCTTCGAGGACCCCGACTTCCCCGCCTGCAactcctctctcttcttcagTGAAAAGCCACCCGTTCCCTTCATCTGGAAGAGGCCCGGG GACATTGTCAAAGACCCCAAGTTTATCCTCGGAGGAGCCACAAGAACTGACATTTGCCAAGGGGATCTTG GTGACTGCTGGCTACTAGCAGCCATAGCTTCTCTCACACTGAATGAAAAAACACTAGCAAGAGTGGTGCCACGTGATCAAAATTTTGGGCCAGATTACGCTGGAATATTTCACTTCCAG TTTTGGCAGCACAACGAGTGGCTGGATGTCGTGATTGATGACCGATTACCCACCTTCAAAGACCGGTTGGTTTTCCTGCACTCAGCTGAACACAATGAATTTTGGAGTGCCTTACTAGAGAAAGCCTATGCCAA gctgaatGGCAGCTATGAGGCTCTGAAAGGAGGCAGTACAATAGAAGCCATGGAGGATTTCACTGGGGGCATAGGGGAAATGTATGAGGTTAAAAAGGCTCCTGACAATTTCTACGAAATCCTGGAGAAAGCTCTGAAAAGATGCTCAATGGTGGGCTGCTCTATTGAT accagcagtgctgcagagtcAGAAGCCAAAACCCGCTTTGGCCTTATAAAGGGCCATGCTTACTCCGTGACTGGCATCGATGAG gtGAGCTACCGGGGCCGGCAAGTGCAGCTCATAAGGATAAGGAACCCCTGGGGACAGGTCGAGTGGAACGGCCCTTGGAGTGACAA ctcTCCAGAGTGGCGTTCAGTCAGCCTGTCGGAGCAGAGACGCCTAACTCAGACAGCACTGGATGATGGAGAGTTCTG GATGAAATTTGAAGACTTTCAAGTGCATTTTGATAAAGTTGAGATCTGCAACCTGACTCCAGATGCCCTGGAAGACAGCACTGCCCACAAGTGGGAGGTGACCATCCACCAAGGGAGCTGGGTCCGGGGATCCACTGCAGGGGGATGTAGAAATTTTCTAG AGACTTTCTGGACAAATCCACAAATCAAGCTACATTTGACAGAGAAAGATGATGGACAAGATGACTGCACATTCATAGCGGCGCTGATGCAAAAGGACCGCCGTAAACTCAAGAAGGTTGGCGCTGAAATGCTAACCATCGGCTACTCTATTTATGAG AGCCCCGGCAGAGACGGACACTTGGGCAAAGACTTCTTCAGGTACCACCCCTCCAAGGCCAGGAGCAAAACCTACATTAATTTAAGGGAAGTATCTAACAGATTCAAGCTGCCGCCGGGCGATTACATTCTTGTTCCCACCACGTTTGAGCCGCACCAGGAGGCAGATTTCTGCCTGAGGATTTTCTCTGAGAAGAAGGCCATCACTGA ggATCTAGATGAAAACGTTGCCATTGATCTCCCTGAG CCTCTAAACCCAACCCCAAGCccacaagaaaatgaagaagagaaGCAATTCCGGGCACTGTTTGAGCAGATTTCAGGAAAG gaCATGGAAATAGCTGCAGAAGAACTCCAATATGTTCTGaatgctgtattaaaaaaaa CAAAGAACATCAAATTCAAGAACTTAACTCTCATTTCGTGCAGAAATATCATTTCTCTTATGGAT ACCAGCGGCAATGGGAAACTGGAATTTAGTGAGTTCAaagttttctgggaaaaaatgaagaaatggatA AATATCTTTCTTCAATTTGACTTTGATAAATCTGGCTCCATGTCCTCCTATGAGCTTCGCAGTGCTCTTAAAGCTGCAG GATACCAACTCAACAACTACCTGCTGCAACTGATTGTCCTCCGATACTCTGACGAACAGTTCCAGATTGAATTTGATGATTTTCTGAACTGCTTAATTCGCTTAGAGAATGCAAGTC gagTATTCCAAGCACTGAGTGTGAAAAACAAGGACTTCATTAACCTGAATATAGGCGAG TTTATCAACCTGGCAATGAACATCTGA
- the CAPN9 gene encoding calpain-9 isoform X2, with protein MPYLYQDSKPRPSALPGAARATHSSGKAFEELKQECLSRGVLFEDPDFPACNSSLFFSEKPPVPFIWKRPGDIVKDPKFILGGATRTDICQGDLGDCWLLAAIASLTLNEKTLARVVPRDQNFGPDYAGIFHFQFWQHNEWLDVVIDDRLPTFKDRLVFLHSAEHNEFWSALLEKAYAKLNGSYEALKGGSTIEAMEDFTGGIGEMYEVKKAPDNFYEILEKALKRCSMVGCSIDTSSAAESEAKTRFGLIKGHAYSVTGIDEVSYRGRQVQLIRIRNPWGQVEWNGPWSDKMKFEDFQVHFDKVEICNLTPDALEDSTAHKWEVTIHQGSWVRGSTAGGCRNFLETFWTNPQIKLHLTEKDDGQDDCTFIAALMQKDRRKLKKVGAEMLTIGYSIYESPGRDGHLGKDFFRYHPSKARSKTYINLREVSNRFKLPPGDYILVPTTFEPHQEADFCLRIFSEKKAITEDLDENVAIDLPEPLNPTPSPQENEEEKQFRALFEQISGKDMEIAAEELQYVLNAVLKKTKNIKFKNLTLISCRNIISLMDTSGNGKLEFSEFKVFWEKMKKWINIFLQFDFDKSGSMSSYELRSALKAAGYQLNNYLLQLIVLRYSDEQFQIEFDDFLNCLIRLENASRVFQALSVKNKDFINLNIGEFINLAMNI; from the exons ATGCCGTACCTGTACCAGGACTCGAAGCCAAGGCCGTCCGCACTGCCCGGGGCCGCGCGTGCCACCCACAGCTCGGGGAAGGCCTTCGAGGAGCTGAAGCAGGAGTGCCTGAGCAGGGGGGTCCTCTTCGAGGACCCCGACTTCCCCGCCTGCAactcctctctcttcttcagTGAAAAGCCACCCGTTCCCTTCATCTGGAAGAGGCCCGGG GACATTGTCAAAGACCCCAAGTTTATCCTCGGAGGAGCCACAAGAACTGACATTTGCCAAGGGGATCTTG GTGACTGCTGGCTACTAGCAGCCATAGCTTCTCTCACACTGAATGAAAAAACACTAGCAAGAGTGGTGCCACGTGATCAAAATTTTGGGCCAGATTACGCTGGAATATTTCACTTCCAG TTTTGGCAGCACAACGAGTGGCTGGATGTCGTGATTGATGACCGATTACCCACCTTCAAAGACCGGTTGGTTTTCCTGCACTCAGCTGAACACAATGAATTTTGGAGTGCCTTACTAGAGAAAGCCTATGCCAA gctgaatGGCAGCTATGAGGCTCTGAAAGGAGGCAGTACAATAGAAGCCATGGAGGATTTCACTGGGGGCATAGGGGAAATGTATGAGGTTAAAAAGGCTCCTGACAATTTCTACGAAATCCTGGAGAAAGCTCTGAAAAGATGCTCAATGGTGGGCTGCTCTATTGAT accagcagtgctgcagagtcAGAAGCCAAAACCCGCTTTGGCCTTATAAAGGGCCATGCTTACTCCGTGACTGGCATCGATGAG gtGAGCTACCGGGGCCGGCAAGTGCAGCTCATAAGGATAAGGAACCCCTGGGGACAGGTCGAGTGGAACGGCCCTTGGAGTGACAA GATGAAATTTGAAGACTTTCAAGTGCATTTTGATAAAGTTGAGATCTGCAACCTGACTCCAGATGCCCTGGAAGACAGCACTGCCCACAAGTGGGAGGTGACCATCCACCAAGGGAGCTGGGTCCGGGGATCCACTGCAGGGGGATGTAGAAATTTTCTAG AGACTTTCTGGACAAATCCACAAATCAAGCTACATTTGACAGAGAAAGATGATGGACAAGATGACTGCACATTCATAGCGGCGCTGATGCAAAAGGACCGCCGTAAACTCAAGAAGGTTGGCGCTGAAATGCTAACCATCGGCTACTCTATTTATGAG AGCCCCGGCAGAGACGGACACTTGGGCAAAGACTTCTTCAGGTACCACCCCTCCAAGGCCAGGAGCAAAACCTACATTAATTTAAGGGAAGTATCTAACAGATTCAAGCTGCCGCCGGGCGATTACATTCTTGTTCCCACCACGTTTGAGCCGCACCAGGAGGCAGATTTCTGCCTGAGGATTTTCTCTGAGAAGAAGGCCATCACTGA ggATCTAGATGAAAACGTTGCCATTGATCTCCCTGAG CCTCTAAACCCAACCCCAAGCccacaagaaaatgaagaagagaaGCAATTCCGGGCACTGTTTGAGCAGATTTCAGGAAAG gaCATGGAAATAGCTGCAGAAGAACTCCAATATGTTCTGaatgctgtattaaaaaaaa CAAAGAACATCAAATTCAAGAACTTAACTCTCATTTCGTGCAGAAATATCATTTCTCTTATGGAT ACCAGCGGCAATGGGAAACTGGAATTTAGTGAGTTCAaagttttctgggaaaaaatgaagaaatggatA AATATCTTTCTTCAATTTGACTTTGATAAATCTGGCTCCATGTCCTCCTATGAGCTTCGCAGTGCTCTTAAAGCTGCAG GATACCAACTCAACAACTACCTGCTGCAACTGATTGTCCTCCGATACTCTGACGAACAGTTCCAGATTGAATTTGATGATTTTCTGAACTGCTTAATTCGCTTAGAGAATGCAAGTC gagTATTCCAAGCACTGAGTGTGAAAAACAAGGACTTCATTAACCTGAATATAGGCGAG TTTATCAACCTGGCAATGAACATCTGA
- the CAPN9 gene encoding calpain-9 isoform X3 has protein sequence MPYLYQDSKPRPSALPGAARATHSSGKAFEELKQECLSRGVLFEDPDFPACNSSLFFSEKPPVPFIWKRPGFWQHNEWLDVVIDDRLPTFKDRLVFLHSAEHNEFWSALLEKAYAKLNGSYEALKGGSTIEAMEDFTGGIGEMYEVKKAPDNFYEILEKALKRCSMVGCSIDTSSAAESEAKTRFGLIKGHAYSVTGIDEVSYRGRQVQLIRIRNPWGQVEWNGPWSDNSPEWRSVSLSEQRRLTQTALDDGEFWMKFEDFQVHFDKVEICNLTPDALEDSTAHKWEVTIHQGSWVRGSTAGGCRNFLETFWTNPQIKLHLTEKDDGQDDCTFIAALMQKDRRKLKKVGAEMLTIGYSIYESPGRDGHLGKDFFRYHPSKARSKTYINLREVSNRFKLPPGDYILVPTTFEPHQEADFCLRIFSEKKAITEDLDENVAIDLPEPLNPTPSPQENEEEKQFRALFEQISGKDMEIAAEELQYVLNAVLKKTKNIKFKNLTLISCRNIISLMDTSGNGKLEFSEFKVFWEKMKKWINIFLQFDFDKSGSMSSYELRSALKAAGYQLNNYLLQLIVLRYSDEQFQIEFDDFLNCLIRLENASRVFQALSVKNKDFINLNIGEFINLAMNI, from the exons ATGCCGTACCTGTACCAGGACTCGAAGCCAAGGCCGTCCGCACTGCCCGGGGCCGCGCGTGCCACCCACAGCTCGGGGAAGGCCTTCGAGGAGCTGAAGCAGGAGTGCCTGAGCAGGGGGGTCCTCTTCGAGGACCCCGACTTCCCCGCCTGCAactcctctctcttcttcagTGAAAAGCCACCCGTTCCCTTCATCTGGAAGAGGCCCGGG TTTTGGCAGCACAACGAGTGGCTGGATGTCGTGATTGATGACCGATTACCCACCTTCAAAGACCGGTTGGTTTTCCTGCACTCAGCTGAACACAATGAATTTTGGAGTGCCTTACTAGAGAAAGCCTATGCCAA gctgaatGGCAGCTATGAGGCTCTGAAAGGAGGCAGTACAATAGAAGCCATGGAGGATTTCACTGGGGGCATAGGGGAAATGTATGAGGTTAAAAAGGCTCCTGACAATTTCTACGAAATCCTGGAGAAAGCTCTGAAAAGATGCTCAATGGTGGGCTGCTCTATTGAT accagcagtgctgcagagtcAGAAGCCAAAACCCGCTTTGGCCTTATAAAGGGCCATGCTTACTCCGTGACTGGCATCGATGAG gtGAGCTACCGGGGCCGGCAAGTGCAGCTCATAAGGATAAGGAACCCCTGGGGACAGGTCGAGTGGAACGGCCCTTGGAGTGACAA ctcTCCAGAGTGGCGTTCAGTCAGCCTGTCGGAGCAGAGACGCCTAACTCAGACAGCACTGGATGATGGAGAGTTCTG GATGAAATTTGAAGACTTTCAAGTGCATTTTGATAAAGTTGAGATCTGCAACCTGACTCCAGATGCCCTGGAAGACAGCACTGCCCACAAGTGGGAGGTGACCATCCACCAAGGGAGCTGGGTCCGGGGATCCACTGCAGGGGGATGTAGAAATTTTCTAG AGACTTTCTGGACAAATCCACAAATCAAGCTACATTTGACAGAGAAAGATGATGGACAAGATGACTGCACATTCATAGCGGCGCTGATGCAAAAGGACCGCCGTAAACTCAAGAAGGTTGGCGCTGAAATGCTAACCATCGGCTACTCTATTTATGAG AGCCCCGGCAGAGACGGACACTTGGGCAAAGACTTCTTCAGGTACCACCCCTCCAAGGCCAGGAGCAAAACCTACATTAATTTAAGGGAAGTATCTAACAGATTCAAGCTGCCGCCGGGCGATTACATTCTTGTTCCCACCACGTTTGAGCCGCACCAGGAGGCAGATTTCTGCCTGAGGATTTTCTCTGAGAAGAAGGCCATCACTGA ggATCTAGATGAAAACGTTGCCATTGATCTCCCTGAG CCTCTAAACCCAACCCCAAGCccacaagaaaatgaagaagagaaGCAATTCCGGGCACTGTTTGAGCAGATTTCAGGAAAG gaCATGGAAATAGCTGCAGAAGAACTCCAATATGTTCTGaatgctgtattaaaaaaaa CAAAGAACATCAAATTCAAGAACTTAACTCTCATTTCGTGCAGAAATATCATTTCTCTTATGGAT ACCAGCGGCAATGGGAAACTGGAATTTAGTGAGTTCAaagttttctgggaaaaaatgaagaaatggatA AATATCTTTCTTCAATTTGACTTTGATAAATCTGGCTCCATGTCCTCCTATGAGCTTCGCAGTGCTCTTAAAGCTGCAG GATACCAACTCAACAACTACCTGCTGCAACTGATTGTCCTCCGATACTCTGACGAACAGTTCCAGATTGAATTTGATGATTTTCTGAACTGCTTAATTCGCTTAGAGAATGCAAGTC gagTATTCCAAGCACTGAGTGTGAAAAACAAGGACTTCATTAACCTGAATATAGGCGAG TTTATCAACCTGGCAATGAACATCTGA